The DNA window tattaccacCTTGCTGAAACGATAAAACACTttgagaaaaattaaaatgatttCCCATTGAATCGTTTAAATTCATATTATCAAAAGCTAAAGATTCCTGCATCACATTCTCTATGTTCAAATCTTCGATTTTGTAATCATTAAAAACtgaattattattgttattattattaaagcTGCTGTTCAGAAGTCCACTCTCTCCTAAatttccattattattataatcacTGCCATCATAAAGATTATCCACAGTCATATGTTCATCCAAACTTAAAcccatttttaaattttcaactCTAAAATCATCAGTCTTTTCAATACTCGTACTTTCCTCATTTACGTTATAATAATCTCCATCATCCCATTCTTCTAATTCCTTCGAATTTGATCTTTTTggtttatgtttttttatttcttccttAAAATATTCTAACTCGGggcatatatttaaacagtTAAAGTCTTCACTTCCTGGACCAAAAAGAATATCCCTCAATATGTTTGAATTCAAATATAAGTCTTTCTTGTAATTCTTTATCATTAGATTATTCTCATCATTGTTGTTATTATCCCATACAGCTCTCTTTTGCTTAATGAGAGATAAGTTACTTTCTGTATTGTTGGATACTTCATCTTCGTTCGTATGTTCTTCTTTTGCATTTTTCTCTTCTattctttttcgttttttatattcaaatgTATCTATATCACCATCAAATTGTATTGACAAATCATTATTTAGTGTTAAATTAGGAAGTAAGTAACCATGACCTGAAGAATGATCATATGtactatttaattttaaaaaaaacgtGTCAACGGATATATTTGAGACAGCTAATGAGTCTATAGTTATATCAGATGGTTTAGCTAACGTTGAAGACTCTTGAAAAAATtctaatttcctttttttcatttttttgtgtgAAAGCTcatttatagtttttttatCATCTATTAATTCTTCATTTACATCATTCTGTTTTGCAATACTCATATTcgttaaaaaattgtatgttTGATCATATATTGCTTCTACCCTATAACCATAAACTTTTGTTGCTCCTTCAATGGCTTTCGATGCTCTTGTAAAAGACAAATTAAAATCACCGTTTTCCAATAGTTCATCATTTAAATCTTCATGTATTTCTtcatcatttaaatttactaAATCTTCTAAATGGTCTATAATTCTTATGTCAAATGCATTTCTtgtgcatattttattatgtgaTAATGCTACcatacaatttttaaaaacatcatttatttctttcaCTTTTGTTTTGTCACACTTATTTGAATTTTCGTTGCTACCAATTTCAGTATTCTTGTTCTTTAAAAAGGTTAGCcttcttaaatttttgttaaattctATTggctttttaaaaatgttatcgTTTTCTTTTAGGCAGCTTAAATTGGCACCTGCTTTTGTGTTTACTCCTagctttttcatttttgcttttgtgccttaatatatatatttctacatGTACCTTGGTGTATCTTTGCATGTCTCCTTATGtctatgtatatttaaatgggTAAACACCAATAATTCCTTTACATTGACAACATAATATGTTATGTTACGCATAATAAAGTATAGAGTTTTCTATATTTCTTTTGAATACTCATTTACAAACATATGTAGAtgcgtgtatatattttgaaaatcaCGTTTGcttatatgttaaaatggTTTACAGTACGAAATGACCTATTCAAAATTGttatgttaaataaaaaataattcaaaatgtTGTGCTGACTACTTGCAATACTGTGCTTctttgtataatattaaatgcaACATGAGACACCTTGCCTATTCTTAAAATATCAGAGAAGGCACATAAATTTAATGTTCGGTGTTATAATCGCATatagttttatatttactactTATCTTTTtgtcattcttttttttcctattttacTTTCAAAAACGTTTATACTTTTGCCGTAACACGTTACTTcggtacatatatatatatgtatatatatatgcatatggaTATGTAACGCTCATATGaagatttttataaatagttTTAACTCACCCTACGTAATTTTGTTTACGTATAATCAATTACACTTAAGctgcatttttatatattcacttACACTTTCATTTTAGACGAAAATTCTAAAAGTAGCGATGGGCATTTAAAACAATTCCtgcttaaaatattttttcactatatttaaaaactACAAAAAATGCACGtatcttttataattaatatggCAGAATTTGCATATAAATTTGAATGTGATTCAATTTAttaacaggaaaaaaaattatatatttatatgtacgtatatacatatacacttaATCCCCGCTTCATCAGAAGTATTTTTAcgcaaataattttttttttttttgcaatttaTTACACAATATTAACAtagtttaaaataaaatgaagtaaaacaaacaaaataaaaaaaaaataaagttaaagtgtgccattttttttttttgcgtaaaacttttttatattaactgAACTGCAGAAAATGCAATTCCCGCCGAAATTTACCCTATATCGGTTAAAACATGTATGAATTTGTATATACTTTTagatgtattttttttttttttttttctttaatgttACAGAATTATACActcattcattttatattaaacaaGAATAGtgaacattaaaaatattgtaaataattatttttacaatttcttttattttatttcgtgTTCATTCTATGTACtgatatatgcacatacttCAGTCCTCTGCTGAAGGAATGTATCAAAGgaacaattatattttgaaatagtaattttttttaatgatccAAAATGTACACAATATTCTGGAATACAAAATCGtaaagttatttttaaatatttgtgattcattaaaaaaaaattttttttcatttgaagATGATAATACTAAATTATAAGtggaaataacaaaaatataaaaaaatattgtattttgttttatttctcttatgtaaaatttatgtGAAGATGTATTTGTGCGATGATtgttttaatgaaaaaagaaaataaggaGTAGAAGGAAAGGTTTCCAGTAATATAGATATAcgaatatttgtttattatatatacatatgtatgtatatatatgtatgtacatatgcacatatataagtatgtacataatttcaatgaaaaaacttgaaaattagaaaaaagccatataatacaaataggTTTGCGTATAAtgcttaataaaaaaaaaaagacaagtgataaataaaaatgttgaGTAAACATCttgaaaagtaaaaatattaattttttggtCAAAAAAActgcatttaaaaaaaaaaaaaaaaaactcatattatccatatatttaatgtcATTAGAGTagatgatataaaaattgtgTGTCATATACTTTAATCATTAggactttaattttttcgatGAGTTAATgctaattcttttttaacgATTTCTTACATTTGTAAATAAATCTCTAATTTtgttcgtatatatatgaatacatatacTTGTATGTGTTAATTCCTTCCATATACAATTGCACCCGTGATAATCTAATCGTATAGGTATTTCCccatacacacatatgtatcCAATTTTCCATTGTTGCAAGATTATTCACTTTCACTATCCTCATTgaaatcattatttttattcttattagaCGTAAACTGAGCTTCGTAAAAGTCAATAATTTGCTGCGTAGTTGTAGCTTGCTCAGCATTTTTATCTTCTCTCAATCTAAGAAATCTAGGGAATCTTAAACCTATTCCCTTATCATCTGAATAAACCCCAATAGCTGCAGTGTGGACAGGAGATAAGGACAAGTCGGCTGCTTTTACCTCCCATACGTAATGAGCATCAAACCAAACATCTGGGTTTAACTTATCTGAAACCTCATAATACGATTTTTTATTaggtattattttatcattcaATAAATCATATAACGTATTTAGAATTTCATCACTAAAACCTGTACCTGCTTTACATACTGTTTGAAAATTCTCTGTTTCTGAATTATAACTAGCTAAAACAAATGCACCATAAACTCCactcctttttccttttccataGTAACCAGCTATTGGAACTAAATCAACTGAATCAGATAACCCTTCaatataatctttttttacctttaacCAATTTAGTGATCTTCTAGAAGGCTCATAGGAAGCATTATCAAGTAGAGTTTTAACCATTAAACCTTCACAACTATTTTCAATTGCAtcttgtaaaaatatatcaatatcttcaatattattcatttcaGAGTGTGTTGCATAGGATAAAATTCCTTCCTTACATTTTAGTAAAGAGTACAAAAGTTTTCTTCTAATTTCTAATGGTTCCTTTATTACTGATACACCATTGCAACAAATTAAATCAAAGGGGAATAGACatacttttacttttatattttcaatatctacatcttttctttttcttgttGTTAGAACTTGAAAAGgtaatatctttttattttctatatcgTACGCTACAACTTCACTATCAATAATACATTCAGTAGCGCCACTTGAAATTTGATCTCTAACTATTTGTATAACATCAGGATACTTTTCAGTCATAGTTTCTAAATTTctactaaatatttttatattatctttatctatataatgaatttGTGCTCTTTCCccatcatatttatattcgcATGTGAATGTCACATTGTTAAATCTATCTAAAACTTCTTGTATTCCCTTTGTTGGTTTTGCTAACATGGGTTGCACAGGAACTCCTGTTTTGACGGTGcattttttacttaacaTATTCATATCATCGCCATTTAATAAATTCTGAATGATAATTTCAATGTTCGGTAATTCACATAAAGCACTTTTAACAGATTTTTCCATACATTCAAAAATATCCGAATCGCTATTTACTTCGCAGTAcgctttttttaattccttaAATATTGGTAGAAGACGAGTATCTCCCACTTTTtctatgttaaaaaataaatttggtTTATTCATTTTCTCATTTCTTAACTTAATTGTTTTAACTAAAGAATAGAAATCAAATTCTTTACCCAAATTTTCTGTTTCcttctttatattatcagAAACCTCCTTCTTCTCTATTTTAACATCTTTCCCTTCTCCCTtgatactatttttttcactCTCAACTGTATTATCACTATCATCACCTTCTTCTTCCTTATCCTTTACCTTAGCATTTAACAACTTATCATTCATCAGCTTGCCCTCTCTTATAATTTCATCTGGAATACTGGGACGCGTTAATATAAAAGCATACGACAGTGCTTGCAACACAGTTGCACTATTTACACCTATTCTTAATCGTTGTTGTAAAAATCGTACAATATATTTCGCTTCAGTGGTTTTTGCGCTAACtaataactttttaattacttctctttttttctgcTGAGAATTTGAACCACTAAGATTTGGTATgctttttaattcattaaatacAAATTGAATAGTTAAACGAGGTAAAGGAAAAATGGTTCTCATTTTACATGAACAACTTTCCGCTATAATTCCTAAATCTTCTATTTGTTgtaaatctttttttatacttgCCTCTGTCCGACTATATGCTTCTGACATGGTTTTTAAAATCAATGCTTCTCCTACACCTGCTTctacatttaaataatctGGTGCTACTttatttaatgttatataaacAGCAGGAATTAAATCATTCGGgctataataaattaatactCTAAACACATTTGACAAAATAATtgctacattttttttactaccCGTCCCACTACCTTTTAGTTCTTCTATTTGATTAAATGTATTTGTAAGGAacgtaaataataaagaatctTTAAACTTGTGTTTTTCTTTATCCTTTtctgataaatataaattacttaCATCAAAATGAACAGGATTAAACTTGGGGGAGCTCAGatcgtttattttttcatcttcaTTAACGGCACAGTTAAATAAAGagcctttttttatttcattctcACTTTTTCCCTTTAACTTTTTCGTTTTTGCATGCCCCTCACCgacaatttttctttttgttgattctttttcttcatccTTTACGTTTgtgttttccttttcatgATCATTTTGTTTCTTAGGATTGTATAGACATTTtctgtaataaaattaagaacattcaaaattttttatacatgttttcatgcttatatatgtatacatatatatatacatatacatgcatgtACACATTTCTAATAgattatatttctattatagATGTAAAGCAAAAATAGACATCTTAGGCATTCTCATAAATGCAAGAAAACTTTAATACGTCTACACGTTCTCATACAACGATCAACATTTACGTTATCTAcatattatatcatttaatgTATGTGAACGAatgaaatgtaaaatttcttttttcttttataacttaaaatatgcatacaaaaattcattatatcTATTTGATGTGTTCTTTCTAAAATTCTTAAAAActtttacattaaaatttattttatgattatacagctttttcctttttataaatggtactatataattataatcacttttcacatattttttaaaattacaaaaaaccatttttgttaaaaacaGTAGCATCAATAATTTCATGTTATCGCAATTTACCCTAgatacatgcatatacatttttttacgGTGAAGTGCTGATGTGTACTATTAGTTGGAGCATGATAAGTTAATACATccacaaataataatataaaaatattacaagtTAACGAAAACAAGTATATaagcacatatacatatgtatttataaaatgctCATGCGAGCTCCTTAAGTTTTGAGTTATATAATCATGAGAAATAAGAATTTACATTTCatgagtacatatataaatatttatatagatagataatACTTTTCTCACTTCTTTCTAagcatttttacattttcaaatattttatgtcaACACATTTCTTACAATATGCTATGACATTTCTCATAATGCTTAAAaacatttcatatataataatgaaattttgtatttattaaaaactcACTCCAAAGTTACTTGCTTAAGTGGCTTTTCCATAATTCACAgaacttgaaaaaaaaatagccaAATTAATTTCAACTATGGCCCGTAaaaaacaatgaaaaaataattttaaaaggtttgtataacatatatatatatatatatatatatatatatatatataatatgatatacaattacgtacatatgcatataagaacatatatacatgtaatacATGCTTCAGATTACTTTAACATGTACTAGTTggaaatttgtttttttaaaagagttAACGAAGATTCTACATCTTctaatataatgtaattaaaagaccaatagttaaaaaaaaaaaaaaaaaaatttacatattaaaaaaatataattatgtgcAAACATTAAAGAATGGGATAGTTCgaattatatgtgtatacttatatatataatatatatatacatatataaaaaatacacaaaaattatactatgaaataagaataatacagtacttaaaaaaattttgctcgtaaataatttaaaatttttgaagttacacaaaaactaaaaaaaaagatttaaaagtgctttatatttaaaagctTTATTTTAAGgtgctaaaaaaaaaaaagaaaacatatataaagcaATAAAACATCGAGCACTTTATGTAtcattaaatacaaaattattaaaataaaaatacaatttaactgaaaaaaaaaaaaaaagaagaatgatataaataaaaattactgcAAAAATTAACATGATGGTAAAATTCTTCATATTTCTTATTGTAGTACTATTAAAATTGtatgtaattttaaatataatttttattttagctATTTCATAAGTTCACGTaccatatattaaaatttaacaaaGATAATTTATACTTAAACCGAAAGAAAATGCTTCAAATGAATGTGAACAAAGTATTCATTTAtgcgcatatacatatgcatatatgtgcatacataaatacggatgttcatatgtatatatatatatatatatatatacaccaACGTACGAATTCACACGTACTTACACATATAGACACACAAATAGacatataaatgcatatgcACGTATTATTAAGTCAATAATTTCAACTGTAATTTAATGTTTTAGAGAAATTTTCTTCGAAGTAAAGCTCGATTAGATTcgaatacatttaaaaaaataaacagacATTATTACAgttaataaacataaaaaggTAACTAAACCAGTAACATAAAGAAAAGCAAAATCGTGTTCTTCtagctttatttttaagttcATACCAAAAACCCctgtaaaaagaaaaaataaataggaaaattatatcattattttttatcatttatacttgtatacatatatatattatctgcTACTTAAATATTTGACAAATAACTAAGAATTAATTACACTTACGAGTTTGTCATACGTTTGCTCATTTACTTCTGTGTTATATTTACAGTAacttcatttatatatatatatgtatgtatatttatataactttatatgtatattatccACACACATGCATTCTACGAgcttgtaatatatatgcacacgtCACTTGGCCTATTTGTCAGGAGCATTTcatcttattttataaaaaaagggggGTATAGCTATTGTAATGCAGATATGTACCTGTTATTAGTGTTCCTATGCCAAACCCCGAATTAATTAAACTTATAACTATATCCAttcttattaaattattcctGGAAAGTGATAAATCAgaaacaattttattttctaaattaagcattaaatcatataaattttttaattggtCATGTATTTGATGAAGTTCCTGATCGAAATATTCCAGTAGCATTTGTAAATCTTGACTAGTTGATTCCTTATTTTCCTCATTATTATTAGGATTAAAATAACTCTTAGttaattccattttttttaaatcaccGTTATTTTCAGATATTTCATGAAAAGCTTTAATAAAGGAATTTACTTTATTCATTAAGATATTAGTTGGTTCCTTTAAATTGTgtaaatttgttaaaatgtCTTGGTAATTGGTAACCTTTAAGGTAAATTTAATATCTGCAAAATCTTTACTTAGTAATTTCATTTCCGCTTGTAAATGTTCAATAGCACTCGAAAAAACACATTCTAGGGCACAAAATTCAAAAGGTCTTTTTTCTATAACCTTTACATCAACTTTATATAAACTTGTATACTTTTTAGAAACATTACATAATTTCTTAATTAAATCATCTCGTATCAAATCTTCCTTAATAACTAGAAATACACTAGAATGTAAAATGATACAAGTTAAAGGGGGTAAAGATACTAATATGGCGTTTAATCGAGCTTCTATACTTGcaatattattgttttcaGCTAATAATTGCTTACAATCAcgataatttattaaaccgctcttatattttacataatttacgTGACAACATTGTTTTACTCTTTTCAAAAATtctgtacataaatattccCTTATAAAACATTTCCCACCAAATATTTCAATTATAACATGTCTCTTTAATTTACTTAATTGAATTAAGTAATCATTTTCGTGTAATATCCCTTCTAATTTTAAGTTCGACTCCCTCTTACTATTATCTAGATtaagattattattattattacacaAGGAATTTCTTATTCTAGCTTTTAGTTCACTATTATCATCGTTTATCGTAAGTCTATCTTTATAAAGAAACGTCCCATTAATTACCGAATTATCTTTTGGGGGGAATATTTCTATATCATCCTTTGATTTTCCATATCGACTCactattttactttttaaattatattcgTATGTATTGTTATCAAAGCTCGTAAGATTTACAAAATCATCTTCATCATTGAAATCTAATTCATCGCAGTCGTAATTTCGCTTCAAACAAACTCCATTATCTTTTAGCACAAATGATTCATATgacattttaaaagaaaaaggggaaaaaaagaaaaagaaaaaaagaaagaaaaaaagaaaaaaaaaagaaagaaaaaaagaaagaaaaaaagaaaaaaaaaagaaagaagaaagattattagaaaaatcaactaaaaaattaagataaagATTAAGAGAAAGCTTAGCAGAAATATGaactaaaaaattaagataaagATTAAGAGAACGCTTAGCAGAAAAATTaacagaaaaattaatagaaaaagtaAGGGGTTATAATGATGGTGTAGTAGCtgggggaaaaaaagaaaagaaaaaagggaacaaacacgaaaaatattttaatatattcattaaggAATTAATTTAGCCAAAATGTTTAACAAACACTACGCAAAAATTGTGTAGCCacacatatgtgcatacatgTAAAGTTAAAAGGGTTActaaactttatttttatattttaacacaTATCAAATAATGAAGATCATAACTGTCTCACTCAAATGTGCATATACACAATTTTTGTAAGCAAAAAGATTCATTAAAATGgctaaaatacataaattcaataattaaattaaaacaaaatagtgCTCTATTTAGAAACAATCTGAATAAtgatgtatgtatatgcatatatatataaatagatatagatacatagatatatgtgtgtatgtaaataaataaatacatatatatatacatttgcaCGAGATTATGGCATCATTTTGTTGCGTTTTATcccttttttataacatatattgcAAAATAACTTTTCACATGTTCTTAATATGCATGTGaacacacataaatataagcTAATATGGGAATTACATAAATGTgcaaaatacaataataattaaaatatccAAATGTACACCTTTACGCAATGCATTAATATATGggatacataaaattaaataatgcaGAAACATGCACGGTAAACTTTAATGCATAGATAATGAAAAcgcacaaatatatataaatctaaAAGGTGTAAAAATacacaaatttaaaaatgtacatgATATATAAGCGtgcacatacatgtatatacatgatatataagtattcatatatatgtaatacaGCTGTTAAATACAAAAGTTAAACGGATACGCATAACTACCTTTACGATATATGcaagttattattttataatattcatattttatttttttaataattttaacgttctctttttttgagttcattttattttgtcaaAAAAATCTGCATATTTGTaactgcatatatatatgcatatatgtgtgtaattaaccaatttttttctctttagcTGTATtgaattttctattttcattatttatcaCTACAtgaatagtaataataatgttaaataGGGTAAAATAactacattttaaaaaattatacgaaAATTTGATAGAACAACACTGAATTGTTTTTAATgcaaagtatttttttttttttttaaaagccACAATTTCCATATGTATAAACGTTTTTGGaacttt is part of the Plasmodium malariae genome assembly, chromosome: 14 genome and encodes:
- the PmUG01_14020600 gene encoding condensin complex subunit 2, putative; amino-acid sequence: MKKLGVNTKAGANLSCLKENDNIFKKPIEFNKNLRRLTFLKNKNTEIGSNENSNKCDKTKVKEINDVFKNCMVALSHNKICTRNAFDIRIIDHLEDLVNLNDEEIHEDLNDELLENGDFNLSFTRASKAIEGATKVYGYRVEAIYDQTYNFLTNMSIAKQNDVNEELIDDKKTINELSHKKMKKRKLEFFQESSTLAKPSDITIDSLAVSNISVDTFFLKLNSTYDHSSGHGYLLPNLTLNNDLSIQFDGDIDTFEYKKRKRIEEKNAKEEHTNEDEVSNNTESNLSLIKQKRAVWDNNNNDENNLMIKNYKKDLYLNSNILRDILFGPGSEDFNCLNICPELEYFKEEIKKHKPKRSNSKELEEWDDGDYYNVNEESTSIEKTDDFRVENLKMGLSLDEHMTVDNLYDGSDYNNNGNLGESGLLNSSFNNNNNNNSVFNDYKIEDLNIENVMQESLAFDNMNLNDSMGNHFNFSQSVLSFQQGGNNIMGDVSLPELMKSENKDFSLTNSLGGNINFNTQNISLFKNSQGVLTTKKDMISVIPDEDTLWNRNVMTFENRLNAIDVNSKFNYHYYIPSKLMTNGNFRNLMDFAKGSYKNKQTVLHNIINKKVKTSFDISCIDFENLYVEINDIELSTYDLWKKEKKKYISNALFSIDQTSYIFETKDNCINCVNTVTDKIMKFSKSTITTCNDYNTDMKLNVVLNEINDNFINNDVDDQINYTECKNVDSNICPENMEDIQDCQLQQGLSYAIDKFYNMDFEDIWQNENENVSKQDSKNDNTSILQLHRNISHATSLGNVNIENISKFVDVSKIKKILCHIVKPKEKDKENENDRTCNSEQTTDVGENDKIVPYSEEKTTTFKDIINETKSKLNESEVNGTSIHMLFVCLLYTCNDQELLLEKMPNDEDFYVRYGLPIEYHINTDSTLMLNN
- the PmUG01_14020700 gene encoding DNA ligase I, putative produces the protein MKLLMLLFLTKMVFCNFKKYVKSDYNYIVPFIKRKKLYNHKINFNVKVFKNFRKNTSNRYNEFLYAYFKKCLYNPKKQNDHEKENTNVKDEEKESTKRKIVGEGHAKTKKLKGKSENEIKKGSLFNCAVNEDEKINDLSSPKFNPVHFDVSNLYLSEKDKEKHKFKDSLLFTFLTNTFNQIEELKGSGTGSKKNVAIILSNVFRVLIYYSPNDLIPAVYITLNKVAPDYLNVEAGVGEALILKTMSEAYSRTEASIKKDLQQIEDLGIIAESCSCKMRTIFPLPRLTIQFVFNELKSIPNLSGSNSQQKKREVIKKLLVSAKTTEAKYIVRFLQQRLRIGVNSATVLQALSYAFILTRPSIPDEIIREGKLMNDKLLNAKVKDKEEEGDDSDNTVESEKNSIKGEGKDVKIEKKEVSDNIKKETENLGKEFDFYSLVKTIKLRNEKMNKPNLFFNIEKVGDTRLLPIFKELKKAYCEVNSDSDIFECMEKSVKSALCELPNIEIIIQNLLNGDDMNMLSKKCTVKTGVPVQPMLAKPTKGIQEVLDRFNNVTFTCEYKYDGERAQIHYIDKDNIKIFSRNLETMTEKYPDVIQIVRDQISSGATECIIDSEVVAYDIENKKILPFQVLTTRKRKDVDIENIKVKVCLFPFDLICCNGVSVIKEPLEIRRKLLYSLLKCKEGILSYATHSEMNNIEDIDIFLQDAIENSCEGLMVKTLLDNASYEPSRRSLNWLKVKKDYIEGLSDSVDLVPIAGYYGKGKRSGVYGAFVLASYNSETENFQTVCKAGTGFSDEILNTLYDLLNDKIIPNKKSYYEVSDKLNPDVWFDAHYVWEVKAADLSLSPVHTAAIGVYSDDKGIGLRFPRFLRLREDKNAEQATTTQQIIDFYEAQFTSNKNKNNDFNEDSESE
- the PmUG01_14020800 gene encoding CorA-like Mg2+ transporter protein, putative codes for the protein MSYESFVLKDNGVCLKRNYDCDELDFNDEDDFVNLTSFDNNTYEYNLKSKIVSRYGKSKDDIEIFPPKDNSVINGTFLYKDRLTINDDNSELKARIRNSLCNNNNNLNLDNSKRESNLKLEGILHENDYLIQLSKLKRHVIIEIFGGKCFIREYLCTEFLKRVKQCCHVNYVKYKSGLINYRDCKQLLAENNNIASIEARLNAILVSLPPLTCIILHSSVFLVIKEDLIRDDLIKKLCNVSKKYTSLYKVDVKVIEKRPFEFCALECVFSSAIEHLQAEMKLLSKDFADIKFTLKVTNYQDILTNLHNLKEPTNILMNKVNSFIKAFHEISENNGDLKKMELTKSYFNPNNNEENKESTSQDLQMLLEYFDQELHQIHDQLKNLYDLMLNLENKIVSDLSLSRNNLIRMDIVISLINSGFGIGTLITGVFGMNLKIKLEEHDFAFLYVTGLVTFLCLLTVIMSVYFFKCIRI